The Elusimicrobiota bacterium sequence CGCATCGCCGGAGATCGCGCCTTCGTCAAAATTGTTCTCACCGCCCAGACCACGGAAGACGAAATGGAAACCGCCGTCAACTTGCTCTCCCGCCTGACCCCCGTCCCGCCGCTGGTGCTTCAACCCGTCACCCCCATCGCCGACCTCGACGTGCGGTTCCAGGACCCGGGGTCCGCGGCGCCCATGCAAATCCTCCCTCCGCCGCCGGCACGGCTGGTGGGGTTTTGGGACTGGGCCCGCCAACGGATCCCCGTGGTTAAACTGATTCCCCAAATGCATCCCGCCTGGGGCCTTCCATGACCTTCCGTCGATCGGGCCGCGGCGGAACCCGTCCCGCCGCCGAAAAAGAGTCTCCCGCGCGGCCTCTTCCGCCCCCTCCCGGCGCCGACGCCCGCCCGTTCGTCCGGCTTAAACCCAACGAAGACCGCCGCGTCCGACGGGGACACCTGTGGATTTTTTCCAACGAGATCGACCAAGCGGCCGAGGGCCTGGAGCCCGGCGCCGAAGTGGAGTTCCTGACCTCCCGGGACGAGCGCCTGGGCGTCGGTTTTTACAACCCCCGCTCCCTGATCGCCGGACGCCTTTTGGGCCGCCGCGAAACCGTCTTCGACACCGCTTTTATCACCACCCGTCTCCAACACGCCCTGGACCTCCGCCGCCGTTTTTTTACCGACGACGCCTTCCGCTGGGTTCATGGAGAATCCGACGATCTGCCCGGCCTCGTCATGGACCGCTACGGCGATGTCTGTGTGATCGAATCTTTCGCCGCCGGCATGGACCGGCTTCTCCCCGCCATCCTGGAGGCGGTGAAATCCTTCGGCCCCTGGCGGGCTCTGGTTTTGCGGAACGACGCCTCCGCCCGGCGGTTGGAGCATTTGCCGGAGGAAGTGAAGCTCTTGGAGGGAACGCTGGAAACTCCCCACTGGTTTCTCACCGACGGAGTGACCATGGCCGCGGACCCGCTTCAAGGCCAGAAAACCGGCTTCTTTTTCGACCAACGGGCCAACCGCGCGGCCGTGGCCGCCCTGGCGCCGGGCCGGACCGTTTTGGACGTTTTCTGCCACACCGGCGGGTTCGGCCTTTGGTGCGCCAAAACCGGCGCGGCGCGGGTGCTGGGCATCGACCGTTCCGTCCCCGCCCTCGAACTCGCCCAGCGCACCGCCGAAAAGAACGGTTGGGCCCCGCGATGCGCCTGGGAAAAAGCCGACGCCTTCGAATACCTGACCCAATCCAAGGAAACCTACGACATCGTCGTCATCGACCCGCCCCGCTTCGCCGCCTCCAAGAAAAATCTGCCCGAAGCGATGAAGGCCTACATTCGCCTAAATCTCCTGGGACTTCGCCGCGTTTCCGGCGGCGGTTTCCTGGCCACGGCCAGTTGTTCCCAGCACGTGAGCCGGGAAGACTTCCGCCAAATCCTGGCCCGCGCCTCCCACGAATCCGGGCGCAAGGTGAAAGTGGTTTACCAAGGTGGCGCGGGCCCGGACCACCCCGTCCGCCCGTCCATGCCCGAAACCGACTACCTGAAGTTCGCCATTTTGCACGTCGTCTAAAACCTCCCCGTCCTCCACCCCGGAAGGATCCGTCCGCATGTGATAAACTTTCACCATGTTTAAGAAGATTCGAAACATCCATTTCATCGGCATCGGCGGAGCCGGCATGAGCGGCATCGCGGAAGTTCTGCTGACCTTGGGCTACGCCGTCACGGGATCCGACGCCAAGGAATCCGACGTCACCCGTCGCCTGACCGGGCTCGGAGCCAAGGTTTTCATCGGCCATCGCGCCGAACAAGCCGCGGGAGCCCACGTGGTCGTGACCTCCACCGCCGTGCAGGCGGACAACCCGGAAGTGACGGAGGCCCAGAAACAAAAGATTCCCGTTATCCCCCGAATCGAAATGCTGGCCGAACTGGCGCGACTGAAATACACCATTGCCGTGGGCGGCACCCACGGGAAGACCACCACGACCTCCCTCATCTCCCTCGTCCTTCAGGCCGGCGGATTGGACCCCACCGTCGTTGTCGGCGGGCGGATGCACAATTTGGGCACGGGAGCCCGGGTGGGGCGGGGAGAATATCTCGTGGCCGAGGCGGACGAATCCGACGGGTCCTTTCTAAAACTCTCTCCCACCCTCGCCATTGTGACCAACATCGACGACGATCATCTGGACCATTGGGGGACCCTCTCCAACCTGGCTTCCGGCTTTGAACAATTCGCCAATAAGGTCCCTTTCTACGGGCGGGTCATCCTGGGCGTCGACGACATCGGATCGCGAAAACTCCTGGACAAAATTCGCCGGCCGTTGATCACCTACGGCCTCACCCCCGACGCCGACATCCAGGCCAAGGACATCCGGCCGGCTCCCGAGGCCACCGTTTTCTCCGTTTTCCGTCACAACCAGAAATTGGGCGACATCCGATGGAGCGCCTCCGGCCGGCACAACGTCATCAATTCCCTGGCCGCCGTGGCGGCGGGGATGGAACTGGACGTCCCCTTTCAGAAGATCGCCGAAGCCTTGGCCTCGTTCCAGGGCGTGGGGCGCCGCTTGGAATTCAAAGGCGAGCGCGCGGGCGTCGCCGTCATGGACGACTACGGGCACCACCCGACCGAGATCAAAGCCACCCTCCAGGCTCTGCGGGAGAGATTCCCCGCCCGTCGAACGGTCGTCGTTTTTCAACCCCATCGTTATTCCCGCACACGCATTTTGGCGGAGGAGTTCGCCGTGTGTTTCGCCGGGGCCGACGTCCTGGGCCTCTTGGACATCTACGCCGCCAGCGAAACGCCGATCCCGGGCGTCACGAGCGACTGGCTGGCGGAACGGATCCGCGCCCAGGGGACCTCCGTCACCCGCTTGCCCGCGTCGGAAGGCCCCGCCGCGTTGAAGGCCCTGGTCCGGCCCGGCGACGTGGTGTTGACTCTCGGCGCCGGTGACGTCTGGAAATGGGGGGAAACCCTCCTTCAATCCCTGCCTCCCCACACGTCTGCGTGCTGACGGCCCTGTCCGAGGAGTTCCGCGCACTGTTCCCAGGAGCCAAGACGGACGAACCCTTGGCCCGCCACACCACCTGGGGCATCGGAGGGCCCGCCGACTTTTACGTCGAGATCAGGACCCGCCAGGAGCTCACAACCCTTTTTCAATGGACCCGCTCCCACGGCCTTCCCCTCACCCCCATCGGCCAGGGATCGAACCTCTTGGTGGGAGACGGCGGGGTCCGAGGGGTGACCCTCCGCCTGCGGGGAGATTTCGAGGCCCTCCGTTTTGAAAGCGACCGGGCCACCGTGGGCGCGGCCGTTCTCCTGCCCCAACTGTCCCGCGCCGCGGCGGAACGCGGCTTGACCGGCGCCGAACCTTTTTGCGGCATCCCGGGAACCGTGGGCGGGGCCTTGATGACCAACGCGGGGACGCCGGAAGGCGACCTGGGCGAACTCGTCCGCGAAGTCGAAACGCTGGACGCCGATGGCGTCCCCCGCCGGCTGACCCGGGACCAGATTCAGTTTTCTTACCGCCGTTCCAGCCTGACCGGAACGTTGGTTCTTTCCGTCGATCTCCAATTGAGGCCGGGGGACAAAAATGATATCCTGGCCGCGATCGACCGACAGTTGAAACGCCGCGCCGAACGCCAGCCGCTGGGGACCAAAAACTGCGGCTCCGTTTTCAAAAATCCGCCCGGCGATTACGCCGCGCGGCTAATCGAAACGGCCGGTCTGAAGGGCCTCCGCGTGGGCGGGGCACAGGTGTCTCCCAAACATGCCAATTTCATCGAAAACGTGGACCGCGCCAGCGCGGCGGACGTCCGCGCCCTTATCGAAACCATACAGAAAACCGTGCGGGAGCGCGCGGGCGTCGCGCTGGACCTTGAGGTCTGGACCCTGGGAGAATAATCCTTGACCCCCGACGTCCGAACCGATCTCGCGTCCCTGCGCCGACGGCGGATCGCCGTCCTCTACGGCGGATGGTCCGCCGAGCGCGCCATTTCGATCAAGAGCGCCGCCGCGGTGCGGGCCGCTCTCCGCCGAATGGCGATCCCCCACGCCGCCGTGGATCTGACCCCCCGCGTGGTCGATTCCCTCCGCCGCCGCCGGATCAACCTCGCGTTTCTCACCACCCACGGGACCGTGGGCGAAGACGGCCGCCTCCAGGGCCTCTTGGACGTTTTGGGCATTCCCTACACCGGGAGCGGGGTTCTGGCCAGCGCGTCGGCCATGCACAAACCCACCGCGAAACGGCTCTTCGAAAGCGCGGGACTGGCGACGCCCCGCTGGGCCGTCCTCCGAAAATCCGATTTCGCGGTAAGCCCATCTCCCGCTCTCCTGGCCTCCCTGGTTCCGCCGCTCCGATGGCCGCTCGTCATCAAACCCGCGAGTCAAGGCTCCGCCGTCGGCGTCACCCTGGCCCGAACGCCCGCGGCGTTCCGGGCCGGCCTCGCCGCGTCCTGGCGCCTGGAACCCGAGGCGCTCGTGGAGGAATACGTCCCAGGAACGGAAATCACCGTGGGTCTCCTGGGCGATCGGCTCTTGCCCGTGGTGGAAATCCTGCCCGCCCACGCCTTCTACGACTTTCACTCCAAATACGCCGTCGGCGGATCCCGCCACGTGATTCCCGCCCGCGTGTCGCCGGCCGCGCAAAAAAAAGCCCAGGAACTGGCCGCCGGGGCGTTTCATGTTCTCGGGTGCCGGCACGTCGGACGGGTGGACCTGATCGTCGACCGGCGCGGCCACCCGACGGTGCTGGAGGTCAACACGCTTCCGGGGATGACGGACACGTCGCTTCTGCCCGACGCCGCCCGCGCGGCGGGAATGGATTTTGACGCGTTGGTCCTGACCCTCCTCTCCCTGGCGCTCCACGATGGGCGATGACCGATGCCGCCGCGCCGCCGAAAAAAACTTAAAGTGACGGTTCGCCGGACCCACATCGCCTACCGCTGGCGATCCCTCTCCGAAGCCGCCGGCCTTTGGGTGAAAGGTCTGCTGTTCCTGGGCTCCGCCGTCGTCTTGGCGTGGAGCGTCCAGCGCCTGTGGGAGAAATCCTCCCTTCTCGCGATCTCCGCCGTGACGGTGGAAGGCGCCGTTCTCCCCGGCTGGGCCGACGCCCCGCCTTTGAAACCCGGCCAATCCTTATTCTCCTTCTCCGCCCGGACCCTTGAACGAAGGCTTTTGGAACGTTACCCCCAACTGGCCGACGTCCGCGTCCGCCGGGGCTGGGACCACGGGGTCCGCTTTCATCTCATACCGCGCACGCCCGTGCTCCGCGTTCGCGTCGGGGACGGCTGGCAGGGGATCGACGGAACGGGCGCCCTTTTCCCGCTTCAGGGCGACGGCGCCGGCCTCCCGATCCTGGCCCCCGCCGCCCCGAACGACCCCTCGACCGCCGCCCTGGCCTTTCTGGCCGCCCTCCGATCCGCGAAAGAACCCTGGACGGAAGGCCTCTACAAACTTAAAATGTCATCCGACGGGGAGGTGGTTCTCTTTCTGCAGGGGGATCTTCCCGTCCATTGGGGAGAGGCGCTCCCGGACCCGGCCCTCGCGGCCGCCAAGGCCCGCCGGCTCCAACGCGTCCTGTCCGCTCCGGAAGCCGCGGAGGGATTGGAATACGCGCGGTTTGTCGACGACCACCGGGTGGTCATTCAACCGCGAACAACGACGGATAAATCAGAGGGGACCCATGGCTAAGCCGGACATCATCACGGGGTTGGACATCGGAAGCGCTCAGGTTGTGGCGGTCGTGGCCAAACACGACCCCGACGCGGAACGGCCCGAAGTCATCGGAGCGGCCCGCCAGCCCTGCGCAGGGCTCAAAGGCGGCGTGGTCATCAACATCGATGAAACCGCCCGCGCCATCACCCGCGCCGTCGAGGCCGCCGAGGAAATGGCGGGGATGGTGGGCCACTCGAAAAACGTTTTGATCGGCGTGCGGGGAAGCCACATCCAAACCTTCAACCACCACGGCGCCATGAACATCGCCCGGACGGATAAAGAAATCACCGCCGCCGACCGCGACCAGGTGGTGGAGAGCACCAAGGCCGTCCCTATTTCTCCGGACCGGGAAATCGTCCATGTGATCCCCCAGGATTTTATTTTGGACCGCCAAAGTGGGGTGCCCAACCCCATCGGCATGGAAGCGATGCTGTTGGAGGTCGACGTCCACATCGTCACCGCCAGCCAAAGCCATTTAAACAACGTGTGGAAAGCCATCGCCCGGGCCGGTTTCGACGTTCAGGAACCCATCTACGGCCTGCTGGCCGTGGGCGACACCGTGGTGACCCAGGAAGAGAAGGGGCTCGGCTGTCTATTGGTGGATTTGGGCGGCCAGACCACCGGCCTCGCCGTCTACGCCGACGGAAGCGTGCGTTTCACCAAAGAACTGGCCGTGGGGTCCGACGCCATCAGCCATGATCTATCGCACGCGCTCCGCACCTCGCTTTTGCAGGCCCAGAAAGTGAAAGAACGCTACGGCGCCGCCAGCCGCCCCTTGGCCGAGGGGGACTTGGAGGAAGAGATCGAATACACGAGCGTCGACGGCCGCACGCCCCGGCACATGAAACGGACGACGCTCTTCGATTACATCTCGCCGCGCGTGGAAGAGATTTTCACCTTGATTTCCGAGGAGCTTCAGCGCTCCAATTACGCCGACCATGTGGCCGGCGGCGGCGTGATCTTGACGGGCGGCGGCGCTCAGTTGCAAGGCATCGCCCAGGCCGCCGAACAGATTTTGGACCTCCCCGTCCGCATGGGCTTGCCCCAGAACATCAACGGCGCCCCGGACCTCATCGGCCACCCCGGCTACGCCACGGCCCTCGGGCTCATCACCTACCGGCACCTGGGGGACTGGGCCCGGAGCCGCCGAGCGTCGCGTCCCATGGGCCTGGGCCAGCGCTTGAAATCTTTGGTCGAGGACTTTTTCTAATGGTTCAAATAAAATTCAGCGAAGATTTCAACGAACAGCCCGCCGCCATCAAGGTGGTGGGTCTCGGCGGCGCGGGCGGGAACGCGGTCAACCGCATGATCGAGGCGGGCCTCTCCCACGTGGACTTCGTCGCCGCCAACACGGATTCTCAGGCTCTCCGCCGCAACAAAGCCCCGGTCCGCCTTCAATTGGGCGAACGGATCACCAAGGGGCTGGGCGTGGGGGGAAACCCCGTCCTGGGCCGCCAGGCCACCGAGGAAAGCCGCGACCGCTTGGCCGAAATTTTGACGGGCGCGGACATGGTGTTCATCACGGCGGGGATGGGCGGCGGCACGGGCACGGGCTCGGCCCCCGTCGTAGCCCAAATCGCCAAGAGTCTCAGCCCGGCCCCTCTCGTGGTGGGCGTGGTCACCCGGCCCTTCGACTTCGAGGGGCTGGTGCGAAAGAATCAAGCCGACCAAGGCATCGAGGAACTGCGGTCCCACGTGGACACCCTGCTCGCGATCCCGAATGATCGTTTGTTCGAAATCATCAACGAGAACACAACCTCGATCGAGGCCTTTCACGTGGCCGACAACGTGCTCCGCCAGGCGGTCCAGGCCATCACCGACGTCATCACCCGCCACGGATTGATCAACGTGGACTTCGCCGACGTCCGGAGCATCATGTCCGGCGCGGGCGAGGCCCTGATGGGGATGGGGGAAGCCCACGGCGCCGGGCGCGCGCTGGACGCCGCCAAAATGGCCATCCAGTCCCCGCTTCTGGAGAACGTGACGATCGACGGAGCCAAAGGGCTCCTGGTCAACATCAGCGGGAACAAATCCATCACCTTGTTCGAAGTGAAAACGGCCATGGATTTCATCAAGAACGCGGCCCGCTCCGACGCCCACGTTTTCTACGGCCAGGTGTTCGACGACGCCCTGGAAGACCGTTTCATGGTCACCGTGATCGCCACGGGATTTCCACCGGCGCGTCGCGCCGCCACGCGGATCGGCGCCCCCCGGCGATCGGGCCGGGAGGGGGACCCCGGCGCGCTTCCGCGTTCCCCCGCGCACCGCGCGCCCATCGACCTGCCCATCGCCGACGACGATCTTCGCCGTCCAGCCTATTTGCGCCGCAAGGCGCGGAAACTCGGTTAGGAGAACTCCATGGAAGCTCGACAGATTTTACAGACCCTATTAAAAGAGGTGTCCGACCGCGGGGCCTCCGACATCCACGTCGGCCCCGGGTTCATCCCCATGCTCCGGCTTCACGGAGACCTGGAGCCCACCCACTTCGGACAACCCTTGACGCCCGAAGAATCCCGCGGTTTGGCCAACCTCATCATGGGGGAAAAACTTCGGGCCCGGTTCGAAAAAAAGAACGAAGTCGACCTGGCTTTCTCCGTCACCAACGGCTCGCGTTTTCGGGTCAACATCTACACCCAGCGCGGAATGGTCAACCTCGCGATCCGCGTCATTCCCTCCACGGTCCCCACGTTCCAAAGCCTGAACCTTCCGCCCGTCGTGCAAAAGTTGGCGGAGAACCAGCGGGGCTTGATTTTGGTCAGCGGCACCACGGGGTCCGGCAAATCAACGACGCTGGCCGCCATCGTCGACCACATCAACGCGACCCGCAAGGCCCACGTCCTCACCATCGAGGATCCCATCGAATTCGTCCACAAGAACAAACAATCCATCGTCAACCAGCGCGAACTGGGAACGGACACCGACAGCTACGCCGAGGCCCTGCGTTCCGCCATGCGCGAGGACCCCAACGTGATTTTGGTCGGGGAAATGCGGGATTTGGAAACGGTTTCCTCCGCGATCACCGCGGCCCAGACGGGGCACTTGGTCCTCTCCACCATCCACACCACCAACACGATCCAGATCATCAGCCGGATCCTGGACCTCTATCCCCCGCACCAACAAGCCCAAGTGCGCCTTCAGCTGGCCGAAACCCTAAAGGGGGCCATCAGCCAACGCCTCGTCCCCTTGGCCGACGGGGGCGGGCGGATCGCCGCCCTGGAAGTGATGGTGGTCACCCCGATGATCGTTAAATCCATCGAAGAAAACAATTTTTCGGATGTCTACAACGCCGTCCGCACCGGGGAATTCTACGGGATGCAAACGTTCAACCAAGCCCTCGTCCATCTCTACAACCAAGGCAAGGTCAAACTGGAGGACGCCATGGCCACGGCCTCCAACCCGGAAGAGTTCATGCTGGCCGTACGAGGCATTGAGGCGGGCGCCTCCTCCAGCCACGCTTACAGACCCGATTGAAAACCTCCTGGCGTTGCCGGCAAGGGGTGGCCCGGCTTCCCGACTGGGAACAGCGGTTCGGCGTCCTGGCCGCCGTCACCTCCCGAGTCGGCGGGGACATGAAAGACCCGCGGCGTTTCGCGCGGGGACTGCGATCCATGGGCCTCTCGCCGGATTGCTGGGCGGGCGGACAACAGGTGCACGGCCGTCGGATCGCGAGCGTGGCCCAACCAACGCCCGTGGAAAAACAGAACACGGACGGGTTAGTCACCCGGTCGCCGGCGTTGACCCTGCGGGTGTTCACGGCCGATTGCGTGCCGGTCTTTTTGGTGGATCCCCGCCGGCGGGCGATCGGGCTGGTCCACGCGGGACGGCGCGGCGTGCGGAAAGGCATCGTCGCGGCCGCCGTCGCGGCCTTGGGCCGTCGCTACCAGAGCCGCCCCGGCGACCTGCACGTGTCGCTGGGGCCGCACATTCGGAAATGCTGTTACGAAGTCGGGCCCGAGGTGGCCCGCGAATTTCATCGCGAGCCCGGCGCGGTGTCGCGGCGCGCGGGAACCTCGAAAGGGAAAACGACGCTGAACCTCGCCGCCGTTATTTTGGAACAGGCGCGGCGGGCGGGCGTTCGGCCCTCCCGGATGACGGCGGCGCCTTGGTGCACCGCGTGCGACCGACGTTTTTATTCTTTTCGACGCGAACGGACGGAACGCCGGCAAGCGGCGCTCTTGTGTGTCCGAAGCGAATTCATCACCGAATGACGGAGCCATGAAAACAGACAAACGATTGGAACGGTTGCGGGCGGAGGTCGACTCCGTGGACGACACCCTCCTGGCCGCGCTCAACCGGCGGGCGGAGATCGTGCGGAAAATTGGACGGGTCAAGGCCGAGCGGGGCGCCGACGTGGTGGCCGCCGGGCGCGAGAGCCAAATCCTCGAACGGCTGTCTGCCACGAACCCGGGCCCGCTTCCCGTCGAAGCGGTCGAAGACATCTTCGGAACCGTCATCGCCAACTTCCGCCTGCTTCAGAAACAAATCACGGTATCTTACTTCGGGCCCGAAGCCACCTACACCCACCAGGCCGCGGTCAAACACTTCGGCCGCTCGGCGTCCTACGTTCCCGAGAAATCCATTTCCGACGTCTTTGACGACGTCGAGAGCGGGCGCGCCGACTACGGCGTCGTCCCGATTGAGAACTCCACCGAAGGCGTCGTCAACCACACCTTGGACATGTTCATGGAGTCCGACCTGGTGATCTGCGCGGAACGCCAGGACCCCATCGCCCATTGCCTCATGGCCGCCCCGGGCTCGCCCAAAATCAAAAGCATCGCCTCCCATCCCCAGGCCCTCGCCCAATGCCGAAAGTGGCTGGAGAGCCACATGGCGGGCGTGCCCGTGACCTCCGCGGCCTCCACCTCCGACGCCGCCGCCCAGGCGGCCCTGCACCCCGGCGTGGCCGCCATCGCGAGCCCCCTGGCGGCGGAGCTCTACCGCCTCAAAGTTCTCGCCCCGGCGATTCAGGACGTCAAAGACAACCGGACCCGATTCTTGGTCATCGGTAAAACATTGTCCGCTCCGTCGGGATCCGGACGGGACAAGACCTCTCTCCTCCTCTCCCTGCGGGACCGCGTGGGCGCCCTGCACGACATCTTGGGTCTCTTTAAGAAGGCCCATTTAAACTTAACCAAGATCGAATCCCGCCCGACCAAACGCCGGGCCTGGCAGTACGTCTTTTTCATCGATTTCCTCGGCCACGCCTCGGACCCCCAGGTCCAAACCATTCTCCGGGAACTCCAGCGCACCTGCCTCCTCGTCAAAACGCTGGGCAGTTTCCCTAAGGCGGACTAACCCATGCCGACCTCCAATATAGACGTTCTCCTCCGGCCCCGAAAAGAAGTGGAAGGTTTTGAGCCCTACATCCCGGGCCGCGACATGGAAAACGTCAAACGCCTCTACAAGCTCAAACGGGTGATCAAGCTGGCGTCCAACGAAAATCCCCTGGGCCCTTCGCCCCGGGCGCTCGCGGCCCTCCGGGCGGGGGCGTCCAACCTTCACCGCTATCCGGACAGTTTCAGTACCGCCCTTCGCCACGCCCTGGCCGACCATCTCGGGGTCAAAGTCGGCCAGCTCAGCGTCGGCGCCGGATCCGACGAGCTCATTGAAATTCTGGCCAAAGCCTACCTGGGCCCCGCCGACGAGATCGTGGTGAGCGAACACGCCTTCCTCCGCTACAAAATGGCGGGGGATCTCATGGGAGCCACGGTCGTCACCGTCCCCATGAACGTCATGACCCACGATCTGGAAGCCATGGCCGCGGCCGTGACCCCCCGCACCAAGTTCGTCTTCATCGCGAACCCGAACAACCCCACGGGGACCTACAACACCAAAACGGAACTGGAGGAATTTCTGATCACTCTTCCCGCCCGCGTGGTGGCCGTGGTGGACGAGGCCTACTTCGAGTTCGCCAGCGCCCATCGGGATTACCCCAGCGCCCTGGACTTCTTCAAAGCCGGTCGGAACCTGGTGGTCCTCCGCACCTTCTCCAAAGCCTACGGGCTGGCCGGGATACGACTCGGCTACGCGGTGGGCCCGGAACCCCTCATCGAGACGCTGGAACGCGTGCGCCCTCCCTTCAATGTGTCTCTGCCCGCCCAGGCGGCCGGGGTCGCCGCCTTGACCGATCGGACCCACCTGAAACGCACCCTGGCTTTGGTGGCCAAAGAAAAATCCATCCTCGAGCGGGAACTGAAGAAAATGCACATTCCCGTGGTCCGCTCCGCCACGAACTTCCTCTTGATCCAGGTCTCTCCCCACCGGGGAGACGAAACCTTTGAGGCCCTGCTCCGCAAAGGGGTCATCGTCCGCGCCATGGACGAATATGGATTTCCCGAACACATCCGCGTCACCATCGGCCGACCGGAGGAAAATCGTCTTTTCCTTTCGGCCTTCCGCGAAACGAGGTCGCTCCTATGATCGTTACCCTGAAAAGCGGCACCCATAAAAAAGAAGTCCAGGAAGTCGTCGCCCGCATCAAAAAGCTCGGCTTTACCCCCCAACTCTCCCAGGGGGCCGAGCGCGTCGTGATCGGCGTGATCGGCGAGGGGAACAAAGCCATCGCCTTTAAAGAACTTTTCGAGTCCATGCGCCAAGTGGAAAACGTCACCCCGATCTCCAAACCCTATAAGGTCGTCAGCCGCGTTTTCAAGAGAACCGACACCGTCATCGACGTCAACGGAGTCAAAATCGGCGGCCCCCGGGTGGTGATCATGGCGGGCCCCTGTTCCGTCGACACCCGGGACAATCTGATGGCCACGGCCAAGGAAATTAAAAAAGCGGGGGTCCAAATCTTGCGCGGCGGCGCGTTTAAGCCCCGCACGTCGCCCTACGCTTTTCAAGGCCTGGGCGAAGAGGCCCTCAAGTTCCTGGCGGAGGCGCGCCGGGCCACGGGGATGCCGGTGATCACGGAAGTGATGGATCCCCGCCAGGTGGACTTGGTCGAACGGTATGCGGACATTCTGCAGATCGGAGCCCGCAACGCTCAGAACTACGACCTCCTGCGCGAGGTGGGACGCACCCGAAAACCCGCCATGCTCAAACGCGGC is a genomic window containing:
- a CDS encoding class I SAM-dependent rRNA methyltransferase; this encodes MTFRRSGRGGTRPAAEKESPARPLPPPPGADARPFVRLKPNEDRRVRRGHLWIFSNEIDQAAEGLEPGAEVEFLTSRDERLGVGFYNPRSLIAGRLLGRRETVFDTAFITTRLQHALDLRRRFFTDDAFRWVHGESDDLPGLVMDRYGDVCVIESFAAGMDRLLPAILEAVKSFGPWRALVLRNDASARRLEHLPEEVKLLEGTLETPHWFLTDGVTMAADPLQGQKTGFFFDQRANRAAVAALAPGRTVLDVFCHTGGFGLWCAKTGAARVLGIDRSVPALELAQRTAEKNGWAPRCAWEKADAFEYLTQSKETYDIVVIDPPRFAASKKNLPEAMKAYIRLNLLGLRRVSGGGFLATASCSQHVSREDFRQILARASHESGRKVKVVYQGGAGPDHPVRPSMPETDYLKFAILHVV
- a CDS encoding cell division protein FtsQ/DivIB, with protein sequence MPPRRRKKLKVTVRRTHIAYRWRSLSEAAGLWVKGLLFLGSAVVLAWSVQRLWEKSSLLAISAVTVEGAVLPGWADAPPLKPGQSLFSFSARTLERRLLERYPQLADVRVRRGWDHGVRFHLIPRTPVLRVRVGDGWQGIDGTGALFPLQGDGAGLPILAPAAPNDPSTAALAFLAALRSAKEPWTEGLYKLKMSSDGEVVLFLQGDLPVHWGEALPDPALAAAKARRLQRVLSAPEAAEGLEYARFVDDHRVVIQPRTTTDKSEGTHG
- the ftsA gene encoding cell division protein FtsA, with the protein product MAKPDIITGLDIGSAQVVAVVAKHDPDAERPEVIGAARQPCAGLKGGVVINIDETARAITRAVEAAEEMAGMVGHSKNVLIGVRGSHIQTFNHHGAMNIARTDKEITAADRDQVVESTKAVPISPDREIVHVIPQDFILDRQSGVPNPIGMEAMLLEVDVHIVTASQSHLNNVWKAIARAGFDVQEPIYGLLAVGDTVVTQEEKGLGCLLVDLGGQTTGLAVYADGSVRFTKELAVGSDAISHDLSHALRTSLLQAQKVKERYGAASRPLAEGDLEEEIEYTSVDGRTPRHMKRTTLFDYISPRVEEIFTLISEELQRSNYADHVAGGGVILTGGGAQLQGIAQAAEQILDLPVRMGLPQNINGAPDLIGHPGYATALGLITYRHLGDWARSRRASRPMGLGQRLKSLVEDFF
- a CDS encoding UDP-N-acetylmuramate--L-alanine ligase produces the protein MFKKIRNIHFIGIGGAGMSGIAEVLLTLGYAVTGSDAKESDVTRRLTGLGAKVFIGHRAEQAAGAHVVVTSTAVQADNPEVTEAQKQKIPVIPRIEMLAELARLKYTIAVGGTHGKTTTTSLISLVLQAGGLDPTVVVGGRMHNLGTGARVGRGEYLVAEADESDGSFLKLSPTLAIVTNIDDDHLDHWGTLSNLASGFEQFANKVPFYGRVILGVDDIGSRKLLDKIRRPLITYGLTPDADIQAKDIRPAPEATVFSVFRHNQKLGDIRWSASGRHNVINSLAAVAAGMELDVPFQKIAEALASFQGVGRRLEFKGERAGVAVMDDYGHHPTEIKATLQALRERFPARRTVVVFQPHRYSRTRILAEEFAVCFAGADVLGLLDIYAASETPIPGVTSDWLAERIRAQGTSVTRLPASEGPAALKALVRPGDVVLTLGAGDVWKWGETLLQSLPPHTSAC
- the murB gene encoding UDP-N-acetylmuramate dehydrogenase is translated as MLTALSEEFRALFPGAKTDEPLARHTTWGIGGPADFYVEIRTRQELTTLFQWTRSHGLPLTPIGQGSNLLVGDGGVRGVTLRLRGDFEALRFESDRATVGAAVLLPQLSRAAAERGLTGAEPFCGIPGTVGGALMTNAGTPEGDLGELVREVETLDADGVPRRLTRDQIQFSYRRSSLTGTLVLSVDLQLRPGDKNDILAAIDRQLKRRAERQPLGTKNCGSVFKNPPGDYAARLIETAGLKGLRVGGAQVSPKHANFIENVDRASAADVRALIETIQKTVRERAGVALDLEVWTLGE
- a CDS encoding D-alanine--D-alanine ligase, with translation MTPDVRTDLASLRRRRIAVLYGGWSAERAISIKSAAAVRAALRRMAIPHAAVDLTPRVVDSLRRRRINLAFLTTHGTVGEDGRLQGLLDVLGIPYTGSGVLASASAMHKPTAKRLFESAGLATPRWAVLRKSDFAVSPSPALLASLVPPLRWPLVIKPASQGSAVGVTLARTPAAFRAGLAASWRLEPEALVEEYVPGTEITVGLLGDRLLPVVEILPAHAFYDFHSKYAVGGSRHVIPARVSPAAQKKAQELAAGAFHVLGCRHVGRVDLIVDRRGHPTVLEVNTLPGMTDTSLLPDAARAAGMDFDALVLTLLSLALHDGR
- the ftsZ gene encoding cell division protein FtsZ, which encodes MVQIKFSEDFNEQPAAIKVVGLGGAGGNAVNRMIEAGLSHVDFVAANTDSQALRRNKAPVRLQLGERITKGLGVGGNPVLGRQATEESRDRLAEILTGADMVFITAGMGGGTGTGSAPVVAQIAKSLSPAPLVVGVVTRPFDFEGLVRKNQADQGIEELRSHVDTLLAIPNDRLFEIINENTTSIEAFHVADNVLRQAVQAITDVITRHGLINVDFADVRSIMSGAGEALMGMGEAHGAGRALDAAKMAIQSPLLENVTIDGAKGLLVNISGNKSITLFEVKTAMDFIKNAARSDAHVFYGQVFDDALEDRFMVTVIATGFPPARRAATRIGAPRRSGREGDPGALPRSPAHRAPIDLPIADDDLRRPAYLRRKARKLG